One Paenibacillus crassostreae DNA segment encodes these proteins:
- a CDS encoding TVP38/TMEM64 family protein produces MKKLLLPLLYVLVLGVAFIYKSAIWEYLNSVHSLTLLILIATLLALFPILPYKIVIAALGYAYGTVSATLIAWIGTTLAAVIIYAIVRYAFREQGRRYLSRRRSIHSFTTLTETHPFIAIIVARLLPILPQMVVNIFAGVASISLWTYTLASGLGKIPAILLYAYLGGNVMDHPLISLIALLGYLLLIGIVLLIYRRVTQKRLN; encoded by the coding sequence ATGAAGAAATTATTACTACCATTACTCTATGTACTCGTGTTGGGGGTAGCCTTTATTTATAAATCGGCCATTTGGGAGTATTTAAATAGTGTTCACTCTCTAACTCTATTGATATTGATCGCTACGTTGTTAGCCTTATTCCCCATTCTTCCTTATAAAATAGTCATTGCTGCTCTGGGCTATGCCTATGGTACCGTATCAGCAACTTTAATCGCCTGGATTGGAACCACACTTGCCGCAGTCATAATCTATGCCATTGTGAGATACGCTTTTCGTGAACAAGGAAGACGATATCTAAGTCGGCGGAGGTCTATTCATTCTTTTACCACATTGACTGAGACACATCCCTTTATAGCCATTATCGTTGCCCGTCTTCTACCTATTCTTCCTCAAATGGTCGTGAATATATTTGCTGGAGTCGCCTCCATATCCCTATGGACATATACCCTCGCTTCAGGACTCGGTAAAATTCCAGCTATTCTCCTATACGCTTATTTGGGCGGAAATGTTATGGACCATCCTCTTATTTCCCTCATCGCACTGTTGGGTTATCTCTTATTGATCGGTATTGTCCTACTTATCTATAGAAGAGTCACACAGAAAAGACTGAACTAA
- a CDS encoding AraC family transcriptional regulator — MTHENSCQVHLAGFSFHKKPFYTSQLDGVSSYLMRLQTDGRCRARYDGKLGMIETGDLLLYSPDDPYELKIDYEINPLGESMIESGDYHIFFRGPWIDNWWKSESRPTRMNFPLHESFLNLFRQIVLEQRRMENPYPEISEYYMKILCLEVDRLLKEQPKTTQKTYLAYQIKLYIEENASYMFKLEDVATHVGISISRAVHLFKQTFGTSIMQYTLDVKLDMARERIIFSPMSLEHVAETSGFANYTYFHRVFKARFGMSPKQFRIANREQLK; from the coding sequence ATGACACACGAGAATTCTTGTCAAGTTCATTTAGCAGGCTTCTCCTTCCATAAAAAGCCATTCTATACTTCGCAATTAGATGGTGTAAGCAGCTACTTAATGCGGCTACAGACAGATGGAAGATGCCGTGCTCGATATGATGGTAAACTTGGAATGATTGAAACCGGTGATTTATTACTATATTCTCCAGATGATCCCTACGAACTAAAAATCGATTATGAAATCAATCCCCTCGGTGAATCTATGATTGAGAGTGGCGATTACCATATCTTCTTTAGAGGACCATGGATCGATAACTGGTGGAAATCTGAATCTCGACCTACACGTATGAATTTTCCTCTTCATGAGAGTTTTCTAAACTTATTTCGACAGATCGTACTCGAGCAACGTCGAATGGAGAATCCCTATCCCGAGATTTCAGAATACTATATGAAGATTCTATGCCTAGAAGTAGATCGTCTACTGAAAGAACAGCCAAAGACTACACAGAAAACCTATTTGGCCTATCAAATTAAACTTTATATTGAAGAAAATGCTTCATATATGTTCAAATTGGAAGACGTTGCCACGCATGTGGGGATTAGTATCTCACGTGCCGTTCACTTATTTAAGCAAACTTTTGGTACTAGTATCATGCAATATACGCTTGACGTAAAGCTTGACATGGCAAGAGAACGTATTATATTCAGCCCCATGTCTCTAGAGCATGTAGCCGAAACTTCTGGATTTGCGAATTACACCTATTTCCACCGTGTGTTCAAAGCTCGATTCGGTATGTCTCCTAAGCAATTCCGCATCGCTAATCGAGAACAACTGAAGTAG
- a CDS encoding Gfo/Idh/MocA family protein, with amino-acid sequence MSKILKIGIIGCGGIATGKHLPSLAKQANAELVAFCDIVQERAEEAAEKYGVENAKVYSDFRELLKDGSIDVIHVCTPNDSHSEITVASLEAGKHVMCEKPMAKTAAQAREMLEAAKRTGKKLTIGYQNRFRDDSQYLKQLCENGELGEVYYGKALATRRRAVPTWGVFLDEEKQGGGPLIDIGTHALDLTLWLMDNYKPKSVMGSTFHKLGHRENAANAFGPWNPEEFKVEDSAFGFITMENGATIVLESSWALNVREFSEAKTVLAGTEGGADMKDGLTINGEKLSRLYETQVDLGAGGVAFYTGATESDADREARLWLEAVIEDKDPVVKPEQALVVTEILEAIYESAKTGKAVYFE; translated from the coding sequence ATGTCTAAAATATTAAAAATCGGAATTATTGGTTGTGGAGGTATTGCTACAGGTAAACATTTACCTAGCCTAGCTAAACAAGCGAATGCTGAACTAGTAGCTTTTTGTGATATTGTTCAAGAACGTGCAGAAGAAGCTGCTGAGAAATATGGTGTAGAAAACGCCAAAGTATATAGTGATTTCCGTGAGTTACTTAAAGACGGAAGTATTGATGTTATTCACGTATGTACACCTAATGATTCTCACTCCGAGATTACGGTAGCTTCACTTGAAGCGGGTAAACATGTAATGTGTGAAAAGCCAATGGCCAAAACAGCAGCACAAGCAAGAGAAATGTTGGAAGCCGCAAAGCGCACAGGTAAAAAACTGACGATTGGGTATCAAAATAGATTTCGTGATGATAGTCAATATTTGAAACAATTATGTGAGAATGGTGAGCTGGGGGAAGTATATTACGGTAAGGCTTTAGCAACTCGTCGTCGTGCTGTTCCAACATGGGGTGTCTTCCTAGATGAAGAGAAGCAAGGTGGAGGTCCGCTTATTGATATCGGTACGCATGCCCTTGATTTGACGTTATGGTTGATGGATAACTACAAGCCTAAGAGTGTTATGGGTTCAACCTTCCATAAGCTTGGACATCGTGAGAATGCAGCCAATGCCTTCGGACCATGGAATCCTGAAGAATTCAAAGTAGAGGATTCTGCATTTGGTTTCATCACGATGGAGAATGGGGCTACCATTGTGCTAGAATCAAGCTGGGCACTGAATGTTCGTGAATTTAGTGAAGCGAAGACTGTTCTAGCAGGTACAGAAGGTGGAGCAGATATGAAAGATGGTCTAACCATTAACGGGGAGAAATTAAGCCGTCTGTATGAAACACAAGTTGATCTTGGTGCAGGTGGGGTTGCTTTCTACACTGGCGCGACAGAATCTGATGCAGATCGTGAAGCAAGATTGTGGTTAGAGGCTGTTATAGAAGATAAAGATCCTGTTGTTAAACCAGAACAAGCATTAGTCGTAACTGAAATTCTTGAAGCGATCTATGAATCTGCAAAAACAGGTAAAGCAGTATATTTTGAATAA
- a CDS encoding sugar phosphate isomerase/epimerase family protein, with the protein MLQLGLQLYTVRDQMEQDFEGTLKKVAELGYKGVEFHDFFGRSSSEVKKLLDENGLIAIGTHTQYVDMLANLDAIITYNKEIGNKYIIVPYLSEEQRKWDEVFANLKVLGEKCKEQDMVLLYHNHDFEFTESYGDKTVFDAMYEEVPASQLEVEMDTCWVHFAGFDPVEYVHNYAGRLPIVHWKDVKRQVDGSALTVELGHGEVDLAAIAEAADQVGAEWIVVEQDICQNPPLESIATSMAWVKKFVQNGGPINV; encoded by the coding sequence ATGTTACAACTAGGATTACAACTATATACCGTTCGTGACCAAATGGAACAAGATTTCGAAGGAACGCTGAAAAAAGTAGCTGAACTTGGTTATAAAGGTGTAGAATTTCATGACTTTTTCGGTCGTAGTAGCTCTGAAGTCAAAAAACTACTAGACGAGAATGGCCTTATAGCTATTGGAACACATACACAATACGTGGATATGTTAGCGAATTTAGATGCCATTATTACGTATAATAAGGAGATTGGAAATAAATATATTATCGTTCCTTATCTATCTGAGGAGCAACGTAAGTGGGATGAGGTATTTGCGAATCTCAAGGTTCTTGGTGAAAAGTGTAAAGAGCAAGATATGGTGTTGTTGTATCATAATCATGATTTTGAATTCACGGAATCTTATGGGGATAAGACGGTATTCGATGCGATGTATGAGGAAGTTCCAGCTTCACAACTAGAAGTTGAGATGGATACTTGTTGGGTGCATTTTGCTGGATTTGATCCAGTAGAGTATGTTCATAATTATGCGGGACGCTTACCTATTGTTCACTGGAAAGATGTAAAGAGACAAGTAGACGGCTCAGCACTTACTGTTGAATTGGGTCATGGTGAAGTAGATCTAGCTGCCATTGCTGAAGCTGCAGATCAAGTAGGAGCAGAATGGATTGTAGTTGAACAAGATATTTGTCAGAACCCACCTCTTGAGAGTATTGCAACAAGTATGGCATGGGTAAAAAAATTCGTACAAAATGGAGGACCTATCAATGTCTAA
- a CDS encoding sugar phosphate isomerase/epimerase family protein — MKLGVFMVLFGGRKLEDALDYVASKGLKAVEIGTGGNPGKAHCNPADLLNNDTELKNFKKAVESRGLTISALSCHGNPLHPQKHLAKADHDDFVNSVLLAEKLEVPVVNTFSGCPGDHEDAKYPNWPVAPWPNDFQEVLKWQWEEKVIPYWTEQAKFAKDHHIKIGLELHGGFSVHTPATLLRLREAAGETIGANLDPSHMWWQGIDPVQAVHILGRAGAIHHFHAKDTVIDPINVSRYGLTDMQSYENMLDRAWQFRSVGYGHDIKTWADIISALRLVGYDYVVSIEHEDGLMSIEEGFSKAVQNLQQVLIEEPLGDMWWV, encoded by the coding sequence TTGAAATTAGGCGTATTTATGGTGTTGTTTGGTGGACGTAAGCTTGAGGATGCATTAGACTATGTGGCTTCTAAAGGTCTGAAGGCTGTCGAAATCGGAACAGGTGGAAATCCAGGTAAAGCGCACTGCAACCCAGCGGATCTTCTAAACAATGACACAGAACTGAAAAACTTCAAAAAAGCAGTGGAATCACGTGGACTAACTATCAGTGCTCTTAGCTGTCACGGTAATCCACTTCATCCGCAAAAACATCTTGCGAAAGCGGATCATGATGATTTTGTGAATTCGGTCTTACTTGCCGAAAAGTTAGAAGTGCCTGTGGTGAATACATTCTCTGGATGTCCAGGTGATCATGAAGATGCTAAATATCCGAACTGGCCAGTAGCACCTTGGCCGAATGATTTTCAAGAAGTATTGAAATGGCAGTGGGAAGAGAAGGTTATTCCTTATTGGACAGAACAAGCCAAATTCGCCAAAGATCATCATATCAAAATCGGACTAGAGCTTCATGGTGGGTTCTCTGTACATACACCAGCAACGCTGCTGCGGCTACGCGAAGCAGCGGGTGAGACGATTGGGGCGAACTTAGATCCGAGTCATATGTGGTGGCAAGGAATTGATCCCGTACAGGCGGTGCATATCCTAGGTCGTGCAGGAGCTATTCATCATTTCCATGCTAAAGATACTGTGATCGATCCAATTAATGTAAGTCGGTATGGTCTTACAGATATGCAGTCATATGAGAATATGTTGGATCGTGCTTGGCAATTCCGTAGCGTTGGTTATGGTCATGACATCAAAACATGGGCAGATATTATCAGCGCTCTACGTTTGGTTGGATATGATTATGTCGTTAGTATTGAACATGAGGATGGTCTAATGTCTATTGAGGAAGGTTTCTCGAAGGCGGTACAGAATCTTCAACAAGTACTTATCGAAGAACCACTTGGAGATATGTGGTGGGTGTAG
- a CDS encoding Gfo/Idh/MocA family protein: MEKVKVGIIGCGNISAIYLENLKRDPMIEVVACADLVQDRAKERAQEYGVASVYSVEEMLARPEIELIINLTLPATHAAIDEAVLKAGKHVYGEKPLAISLEDGRRVLDLAEDRGLRVGSAPDTFLGSGIQTAKQAIANGLIGKPISATCFLMGGGPESWHPSPEFFYEVGGGPMFDMGPYYLTALVTLLGPIYRISASAGIQIFTRVIGSGPKKDTMIPVQTPTHFSGTLDFEEGAIATMIMSFDIPGGSALPCLEIYGTEGTLAIPDPNFFDGDVKLRRRGEEQWEILTPIFKSAHNERGIGVRDMAESIHAGRDHQASGRLAYHVLEAMYAFEKSSTEGKHIILESTYQYGQQHVMATEVV, translated from the coding sequence ATGGAAAAGGTAAAGGTAGGTATTATTGGATGTGGTAATATAAGTGCCATATACCTGGAGAATTTAAAGCGTGATCCTATGATAGAAGTTGTTGCTTGTGCAGATTTGGTCCAGGATCGTGCGAAGGAGCGGGCACAAGAGTATGGAGTTGCAAGCGTATACAGTGTGGAAGAAATGCTGGCTCGTCCAGAGATTGAACTTATTATTAACTTAACTCTTCCAGCAACGCATGCTGCTATTGATGAAGCTGTGTTGAAAGCTGGGAAACATGTTTATGGAGAGAAGCCTTTGGCTATTTCTTTAGAAGATGGTAGACGAGTATTAGATCTAGCTGAAGATAGAGGATTGCGTGTTGGTTCGGCTCCAGATACATTTCTCGGCTCGGGAATCCAGACAGCGAAGCAGGCCATTGCTAATGGACTTATTGGGAAACCGATCTCTGCTACATGTTTTCTGATGGGAGGAGGACCTGAGTCATGGCATCCATCTCCTGAATTCTTCTATGAAGTTGGTGGAGGTCCAATGTTTGATATGGGACCGTATTATTTAACAGCGTTAGTTACCTTGCTTGGGCCGATCTATCGGATCAGTGCTTCTGCTGGAATACAAATATTTACAAGAGTCATTGGTTCTGGACCGAAGAAGGATACTATGATTCCGGTTCAAACGCCAACACACTTCTCTGGAACGCTTGACTTCGAGGAGGGTGCGATAGCCACAATGATTATGAGTTTTGATATTCCTGGAGGTTCAGCTCTACCTTGTCTGGAAATTTACGGAACTGAGGGGACACTAGCCATCCCAGATCCTAATTTCTTTGATGGTGATGTGAAATTACGTCGTAGAGGTGAGGAGCAATGGGAAATACTAACTCCTATATTTAAAAGTGCTCATAATGAACGTGGCATCGGTGTTCGCGACATGGCGGAATCCATTCACGCAGGACGAGATCATCAAGCGAGTGGAAGATTAGCCTACCATGTGCTTGAAGCGATGTATGCCTTCGAGAAATCATCTACGGAAGGTAAGCATATTATTCTAGAAAGCACTTACCAATATGGACAACAACATGTAATGGCTACCGAAGTTGTGTGA